The Oryctolagus cuniculus chromosome 12, mOryCun1.1, whole genome shotgun sequence genomic interval AAAGCTTGAAGGAGACTGGGGAGTGGTGATGAGGACAGACGGTGCTATCCAGGGTGGCGGGATGGGATTCGGGCTATCGTGGAGTTTGGCAGATGAGGGGTGGCACAGGAACTACACTGTCCCATCTAAGTGAACTGGAACTATTGGGAATACAGGAGAATCGTTCGGAGATTTGTGGGCACAAGCAATTACataggatttattttttgttaactttCTATATGTGCAAAGCCTGTAGTTCTTTGCATTTCTGGTCAGGATACAGTCTGTCAAAGGTACCCGGTGTGAGCTCTGATGGCAATTTGTCCTGGAGCTTCTCAGGCAGCGcatatttggggtgtgaacacaAGTACCCACAGCATCACTGAAAGTTATATTAAGAAAAGTGTTCTTGCCTTTGCAGTGTCCTGTGTAACTGTTTACTACCCGCATTGCACTGCCACATACAAtgctgttggccatttttatgtgCTGAATTGCAAACCACTGAGCTGGGGTTAAATTAGGAGGGATGGCCTGGAATGACACAGCTGTTCCTAAGATCCCCAGCAACGGCAAGAGACATAGTTGGAAATTGTTCAGCTTTGAAGCCATGTTTCCcgtaagaagagagagaagtgacCATGCGGATCCTGGCCTAGTTATGACACATTCTTTGTGGCTCATGCTGTAGGCCCCTCTGCTGTCACTCTGGGTCATATATCCAATTCCCTTCCCATCCCCAACGTGTACCACGTCTCCTGGGCACTGACTTCAGCTCACCCTTCCCTCAGTTGCTGCCCTGTGGCTCCCCTCCTTGTCCCAGTAACTTACCCAGTCTCTGTGCAGAAACTCCTGTGAGAACAGACCCAGTGGTTGTCCTGAGGCTCGAGGGCAGCTGCTTCCCCCCACATGGGACTGGATATATGgagcagcctgggggtggggctggcagagcAAGCAGGTGTCTGAGTCTTGCCCATGCAGAAACCCACAGATTGGCTTATGTCTCACTTGTGCAATCAGTCTTTTTGTTTGTCAGTTGGCCCCCAACAGACATCCAAATTTGGTAACATCCTGCTTCCCCCCACACAAATGTTCTCCACCTCCTCACCATTCTGGCTGGAAACTTGAGCTATGAATTCGCTTGTGCTCAAAATTCTGCAGATAATAAATCATCTTTGAACACATCTTCAAGGTGATTTTTTCCTGTTCCACTTGCATTTCATTCACTTTGTCCTGCTTAAGTCTGGCCTCCAATATTGCttctatttttctgtaaaatCACATGACTGGGAGCGTCCAGAGGAAAATCATTTTGTGAAATCTGCCAGAGGACGGACATGCGGAGTCGAGTGCAGGTCCACCCTGGGCTCAGTTCTCTGTGCTGTTTTCTACCAAGTCATCAGTGTTGGGGTGGCTGTGCTCCTTCCTATTCAGTTTCACTGTGTGATATTACAGAAGAATGAATCTAGATTTACAAAAAATTGACCTTTATGAGTAGTGTGCTGTGCTCCTAGAAGTATGAAAGTCATGAGTGTAGCTGGATACATGAAACCTATGTTATTTCTTGCTCCTCAGAGAAGCAGGGGGAAACAGTTATAGACATGTAATTTTATCTCAGTGTGACAGGGATAATACTACTGTGTGAATATTTGTAAAACAATTTTTACCAATTTGATAgagtatcttttatttatttgtttatttttattttatttgagaggttgtgagctggagagcaagagcgagagcgagagcgagagagagagagagagagagagaatgcctctcagggtctgcattaacaggaagctgaattcagaATCCACAGCTATGTATCAAACTCAGACACCCTGACAATGGAACATGTGTGtgttaaccagcatcttaagcgctaggccaaacaccagtCCAGTGTATGGACAAGGTTTTGTGAGCACCAAGGATAAAGGAACTTACTTGGGCTGGCTGGACAAGGAGAACTTCCAGAAGAAAGGTCCCCTTGAACTGAACTGGCCATCATAAAAGGTAGACAGGGTTTTCAGGGACTTTAAGGAGTACATGAGCTGTCCAGTGCAAGGGGATGGTGTGGGAAATTGTATAGAGTGGGGAAGGTCAGTGGGAGGTTGGAGGGTTGAGACTGCGCGCTAAGAGATGGTAAATCTTGGGTCTACCTTCTAgtttaggaaactggaattagaccTTTGAATGGTATACATTTTTCCACACAATTTTCCAACAGGTTAAttgacattttacattttatattgctGTCATCTGCAAATGCAATATTTGACCaccaatattttaagaaaatgtggaTACAACATTGACCTGGGTCAGGATTCAATGTAGAGTTTACGGTGTtctacaagtcttttttttttttttcatgtatattgTTTAGAAGTCATTTTTATAAGGGGTGAAGATGTGAAGataaattaaacacaaaatatCCCCTCTGTGCACTTGATAGCTATACTCATGTGTCTATAATATGATGCAAAAACATATAATTCAGTCACAGGGGTGTATGTGGCTCAGAAAAATCAGTCCTGAGTGGCATTTATAGTGTCACTTATAATATGTGGTTTGGATGTCAATTTAAGAAGCCCACATGAAATTGACATTCCTGTCTCATCTTACAAAATCGTGTGATGGTGACTGCCACACTGAGACTCCGTCACTGTAGCCTCTCACTTAGAGCTGAGCAGTGGCCACCTCTGTGGCAGGGGACACCAGCTCAGGAGTCTTCCCTgcctccactcctccctccccaccctcatcCTGTCCACTCAGTGAGGCCACCTGTCTGGATCCTGCAGGTATTTGTGTTTATGACCATCAGACTTGCTACAGTGGCCTAAGAAATGGCTCATATCACACTTGCCCTATTCACAAGCGTAGCCTTCCTTTAAAATTCTGTTGAGCATGCcccctaagattttttttttctccatatgcTTGTTTTCTCTGCATATTTTCATCCCACCTCTCGTGCCTCCACGATTAGCACAAATGATCCAGTTTTACATTTAAGAACTTTGGGAGAAGACCTCTTAATATGAAGCAGGAGCAAATATAAGTCTACTTTAATCAAAATACACGATACATTTGGGTAAAATGTAACTTTgtcataatttgctttttttttttaagattttttatttatttatttgacaggtagagttacagacagtagagagagagagagacagagagaaaggtcttccatctgctggtttactccccaaatgaccgcaatggccgagctgcgctgatccgaagccaggagccaggtgcttctcctggtctcccatgcgggtgcaggggcccaagcacttgggccatcctcaacttccttcccgggccacagcagagagctggactggaagaggggcaactgggactagaaccggtacccaatatgggatgctggtgcctcaggcggagggttaacctagtgcgccatagcgctggccccataatttGCTTTTAACAGACAAAAGCTACACcttgaaacacaaatggccaacaaacacttgaGAAAATTCTCAGTATtgctagtcatcagggaaatgcaaatgaaaattacaatgagatattatctcactctagttagagaggatattataaaaaaaaaaaacaaaaacaaaaacaaaaacaaaagtgctGGCAAGgctaaagagaaaaggaaaccttAATAGACttggtggaaaaaaatttttttttgacaggcagagtgaacagtgagagagagagagagacagagagaaaggtcttccttttgccgttggttcacccttcattggccaccgcggccagcacgctgcggccggtgcatcgcgctgatccaaaggcaggagccaggtgcttctcctggtctcccatgtgggtgcagggcccaaggacttgggccatcctccactgcactcctgggccatagcagatagctggcctggaagaggggcaaccgcgacagaatccggtgccccaaccgggactagaacctggtgtgccggcaccggccgcaaggcggaggattagcctattgagccacggcaccggccttggtGGAAATTTAAACTAggacagccactatggaaaacagtatggaggcttttaaaaaatctaaaactagatctaccatatgacccagctatcccacttctgggaatatatccaaaggaaatgcagTCAGCAGACCAACATTCCCATGATTATTGCAGCACCATTTGCAAttgcaaagatatggaatcacctccactgtccatcagtggatgaatggataaagaaaatatggtatacgTACCAAATGTGatattagccataaaaagaatgaaattgtggCATTTGTAACAAAGTAGATGAAATTAGaggtcattatgctaagtaaagtaagccagatatagaaaaatacgttatctctcatatgtggaagtcagaaatacaaatatatatttatttatataaagtaaaaagtaGACATCATATTATTTGGGATGAAGATAGTGATAAATGTTTTCTTCAGTAAATTATACCATTACAAAATAATGCACCGGTGCCGGTGcagtggcacaataggttaatcctctgcctgcagtgctggcatcccatatgggcactggttctagtcctggctgctcctcttccaatccagccacacccacatgggagaccgggaataggcgcctggctcctggctttggatgggcgcagcttcagccgttgtggccaattgggagtgaaccaacagaaggaagacctgtctctccctctcactgtttgtaactctacctctcaaataaataaataaataatcttttaaaaaatacactttttcCCTCATTTCATAATGTTTGTATATCCACCCTTGCTTcctttgtgaaaaaaataaaatgtcattacaAAAAAATGTGAGAAATTCTTACcatttaattcaaaatatttagttccacttttaaaaggttttatttatttatttgaaaggcagagtgatgtcggggggtgtggagagagggagagagagatcttttagcTGCTGATTCATTTTCTGCATGGcccaacaaccaggtctgggccaggtcaaagccaggagccagaaactccatccaggtctcctacatgggcggcaggggcccgagcacttgaaccatcatcccctgccttcccaggtgtattcgcaggaagctgaataggaatGGACCATCTGGAACTTGACTtatgctccaatatggaatgctggtgtggcaAGCACTGCTGCAACACTGGCTCCATAGGTCCATTCTAACAAGAAGAGTATTGGTGAGAGTAAAATGAaggaatttgaaaaagaaaaaagaaaaaaccaatcCTTTTGGGCTCTTTGTTGTTTTATTACTATGTTTTCCCTTGCAACCTAATGTAGCAGCACATGTGCAGACCTTATTTGCACTTCTACTGAGAGGAATAGCTGAAATTATGTCCTAgaattgtcattttttaaaatcaatgaacATTGTAAGATATTTTCTGAGGAAAAGACATCTGCATCTATGGTTAAAAACCACTGTGTAGTACACTAGCCTCAGGATTGGTCAACACCTCCCTTAAACAGAGCCTGTGTGCAAAAATAGAATGTGCAACACTTGCCATTTCTTAAGCCCCAGGGTACTTGGGCAATGTCTGCCTTGAACCTGCTGATAGGGAGATGCCAATGGTCAATAATCTCACACATGCAGCTTTCCTCATGCAGAAGCTGTCTCTGAAAGCAACAGTGCACACAATTTACAGGACAGTCACAATCCCAAGGTACAAGTTCTTCAATTAAATGCAGAGAATGGGATGGGATTTAACTCAGTTAGATAGCTTGGCTATCCATCAATTTTGATTTTGGGAAGTTGGTCCTGTGCCTTCCCCATATTTGTTATAGGAACTCCTACATATTTCCCCTGAAGGGCATTGAACAAAAGC includes:
- the RAF2 gene encoding ribonuclease 2B; its protein translation is MTQSDSRGAYSMSHKECVITRPGSAWSLLSLLTGNMASKLNNFQLCLLPLLGILGTAVSFQAIPPNLTPAQWFAIQHIKMANSIVCGSAMRVVNSYTGHCKGKNTFLNITFSDAVGTCVHTPNMRCLRSSRTNCHQSSHRVPLTDCILTRNAKNYRLCTYRKLTKNKSYVIACAHKSPNDSPVFPIVPVHLDGTV